A stretch of the Sorangium aterium genome encodes the following:
- a CDS encoding toxin TcdB middle/N-terminal domain-containing protein, producing MYRAGFEIRTYRLCRRVLMFHHMSELGETPCLVRSLDLTYVPGPHLTRLTAATQAGYLRDPQTQAYSREALPPIALTYSEPVIHREVKSLDPESLRDLPGGTMGSGRRWVDLDGEALPGVLNEEGEALYYKQNLGGGLLSAARPLQSRPAVSGGQLLDIDGDGRKERVVFERPVAGYFDREGAGWAAFRPFASQPNVDWSDPNVRLIDLNGDGHEDILITGPDTFTWYPSLAKGGFDRPITIARPSDEERGPSLVFADAAQSIFLADMSGDGLVDLVRIRNGNVCYWPNLGYCRFGAKVQMSGSMRFDHEGRFDPKRIRLADVDGSGTTDIVYLHPDGVRFYANNAGNTLAAPVILPPLPDVSDLAAVEVIDLLGCGTGCLVWASSLPGARPRVRYIDLLGSKKPHLLTSIANNLGRTTTVAYAPSTKFYLADRAVGRRWVTRLPFVVHVIERVEVFDAISRHRFVTTYAYHHGDYDGVEREMRGFGMVEQRDTESFSAFSGAGFAPPAANADPELHLPPVLTKTWFHTGAWMEGAKISAQYESEYYAGDAEAVRLADTLLPEGLRAVEMREACRALKGRPLRQEVYALDGSAEEPRPYVVKEHSYAMRRLQPAVGNAHTVFFAHAREALEYHYERSESDPRVAHALTLEVDNYGVVLRAAQIGYRRRAAWAEFPEQEQGKATLTENDVKHLVPDEEGAYRIGVPTATRIYELHGLPLGSEGVLGFQAVFDAAATAEDVPTLAYDGTPSGGFQKRLLQHARTRYWSDDLTGPLPFGEVGSRALPYGSFAKVLTPSLITSVFGTRVTSGMLEEGGYVQLPDDPDYWVASGRAVPSAAHFYLPATFVDPFGNASQVAYDPYCLLVTEVTDPLSNVVEAVPDYRVLAPRQLTDANGNVSEVLFDALGRVTAILVMGKSGAGEGDTREDPTATFAYDLERFVLTGKPNVVHARAREQHGPGNPRWLDTYSYSDGSGNEVLRKVKAEPGLAPERDANGALVHDAQGDLVFSHTTSRWVGTGRTVLDNKGNPVKQYEPFFSATNEYEDEAELVEWGVTPVLRYDPLGRLIRTDLPNGTFSRVVFDAWKQTSHDPNDTVLESAWYAARQALPAGDPERRAANLAAAHAGTPAVSHLDALGRVFRAVADNGAEGEYITQTTLDIEGRPLLITDARDDEAMQHRFGLGGQLLYQKSNDSGERWMLAGATGQRLRAWNGRGFVYRSSYDGLRRPTHEHVQLGSGSERLARRYVYGEAHPQATALNLRGRAYQVYDGAGVVTSQAYDFKGNLLQASRRLRSDVHADADWSVLSALTDVAAIATAADPLLETESFGTQTAYDALNRPTSLTAPDGLTASGASEVKPTYNEAGLLERVEARIRGGVAWTTFVDNIDYDAKGQRERIDYGNGTFTVYTYDPLTFRLSRLKTTRSSDSAVLQNLTYVYDPVGNIVEIGDSAQQTVFFNNAVVSPSAQYVYDAVYRLIEATGREHAGGLSDAPRDQNDLPIQSLPHANDAQALRNYTEQYVYDAVGNLQRMVHQAGTGSWTRWYAYQETENNRLTSTTGDPVNGPFRNYAYDAHGNMTSMPHITALTWDEKDQVRSTDLDGGGDVYYDYDAAGQRVRKVWEHNGLVDERIYLGGYEVYRRRNGSGLVLERQTLHVMDGARRVAMVETKTVDTSGPFTVTPRVRYQLDNHLGSASLEVDGAGLVIGYEEYHPYGTTAYWSAASGIEVSQRRYRYTGKEKDEETGLYDHGARYYAPWLGRWTSADPAGIVDGPNLYQYVRGNPIRLVDANGTESKEVDNSRLASGFS from the coding sequence GTGTACCGCGCCGGGTTCGAGATCCGCACGTACCGGCTCTGCCGTCGCGTGCTGATGTTTCACCATATGTCCGAGCTCGGCGAGACGCCGTGCCTCGTGCGGTCGCTCGACCTCACGTACGTGCCGGGCCCTCACCTCACGCGCCTCACCGCCGCGACCCAGGCCGGCTATCTCCGCGATCCGCAGACCCAGGCGTACAGCCGCGAGGCGCTCCCGCCGATCGCGCTGACGTACAGCGAGCCGGTGATTCACCGCGAGGTGAAGTCGCTCGACCCCGAGAGTCTGCGAGACCTGCCGGGCGGCACGATGGGGTCTGGGCGGCGGTGGGTCGATCTCGACGGCGAGGCGCTGCCCGGCGTGCTGAATGAGGAGGGCGAGGCGCTGTATTACAAGCAGAACCTCGGCGGGGGCCTCTTGTCCGCGGCGCGGCCGCTGCAATCTCGCCCGGCGGTCTCCGGCGGGCAGCTGCTCGACATCGACGGAGATGGGCGCAAGGAGAGGGTGGTGTTCGAGCGGCCGGTGGCGGGCTACTTCGACCGCGAAGGCGCGGGCTGGGCGGCGTTCCGCCCGTTCGCGTCGCAGCCGAACGTCGACTGGAGCGACCCGAACGTCCGCCTCATCGATCTGAACGGCGACGGGCACGAGGACATCCTGATCACGGGGCCCGACACGTTCACGTGGTATCCGTCGCTCGCCAAGGGCGGCTTCGACCGGCCGATCACGATCGCGCGTCCGAGCGACGAGGAGCGCGGGCCGTCGCTCGTCTTCGCCGACGCGGCGCAGAGCATCTTCCTGGCCGACATGAGCGGCGACGGGCTGGTGGACCTCGTGCGGATCCGGAACGGCAACGTGTGTTACTGGCCCAACCTCGGATATTGCCGCTTCGGCGCGAAGGTGCAGATGAGCGGCAGCATGCGGTTCGATCACGAGGGCCGCTTCGACCCGAAGCGCATCCGCCTCGCCGACGTGGACGGCTCGGGGACGACCGATATCGTCTACCTGCACCCGGACGGCGTGCGCTTCTATGCGAACAACGCCGGCAATACGCTGGCTGCACCGGTGATCCTGCCGCCGCTGCCCGACGTGAGCGATCTGGCGGCAGTCGAGGTGATCGATCTGCTCGGCTGCGGGACCGGGTGCCTGGTGTGGGCCTCGTCGCTGCCCGGGGCGCGCCCGCGGGTGCGCTACATCGATCTGCTCGGGAGCAAGAAGCCGCACCTCTTGACCTCGATCGCGAACAACCTCGGCAGAACTACGACGGTGGCGTATGCGCCGTCGACGAAGTTCTACCTCGCCGACCGGGCGGTTGGCCGACGGTGGGTGACGAGGCTGCCGTTCGTGGTCCATGTCATCGAGCGCGTCGAGGTCTTCGACGCGATCTCGCGGCATCGCTTCGTGACAACGTATGCCTACCACCACGGCGACTACGATGGTGTGGAACGGGAGATGCGCGGCTTCGGCATGGTGGAGCAGCGGGACACCGAGTCGTTCTCGGCGTTCAGCGGGGCCGGCTTCGCGCCGCCCGCGGCAAACGCCGATCCCGAGCTGCACCTGCCGCCGGTGCTGACGAAGACGTGGTTCCATACCGGCGCCTGGATGGAGGGGGCGAAGATCTCGGCGCAGTACGAGAGCGAGTATTACGCCGGCGACGCGGAGGCGGTCCGCCTTGCGGACACGCTGCTTCCCGAGGGGCTCCGCGCCGTGGAGATGCGCGAGGCGTGCCGGGCGCTCAAGGGGCGGCCCCTCCGCCAGGAGGTCTACGCGCTCGACGGGTCGGCGGAGGAGCCGCGTCCGTACGTCGTCAAGGAGCACAGCTACGCGATGCGGCGCCTCCAGCCCGCGGTGGGCAATGCGCACACGGTGTTCTTCGCCCATGCGCGGGAGGCGCTGGAGTACCATTACGAGCGTAGCGAGAGCGATCCGCGCGTGGCGCATGCGCTCACGCTGGAAGTCGACAATTACGGTGTGGTCCTGCGGGCAGCGCAGATCGGGTATCGCCGGCGGGCGGCGTGGGCGGAGTTCCCCGAGCAGGAGCAGGGGAAGGCGACGCTGACGGAGAACGATGTGAAGCACCTGGTCCCGGACGAGGAGGGTGCTTATCGGATCGGGGTCCCGACCGCGACCCGGATCTACGAGCTGCACGGCCTGCCGCTCGGGTCTGAGGGGGTGCTCGGGTTCCAGGCAGTCTTCGACGCGGCGGCCACGGCGGAGGACGTGCCGACGCTCGCGTACGACGGGACGCCGAGCGGGGGCTTCCAGAAGCGCCTGTTGCAGCATGCGCGCACGAGGTACTGGAGCGACGATCTCACGGGGCCGCTGCCGTTCGGCGAGGTCGGCAGCAGGGCGCTGCCGTATGGGAGCTTCGCCAAGGTCCTCACGCCTTCGCTGATCACGTCGGTGTTCGGGACCCGCGTCACGAGCGGCATGCTCGAGGAGGGGGGCTATGTCCAGCTCCCGGACGATCCGGACTATTGGGTGGCCTCGGGGCGGGCGGTGCCTTCGGCGGCTCACTTCTACTTGCCGGCGACGTTCGTCGATCCGTTCGGCAATGCGTCGCAGGTCGCCTACGACCCGTATTGCCTGCTCGTGACGGAGGTGACGGACCCGCTGAGCAACGTCGTGGAGGCCGTCCCCGACTACCGCGTCCTCGCCCCGCGGCAGCTCACCGATGCCAATGGCAACGTGAGCGAGGTGCTCTTCGACGCGCTAGGCCGGGTCACGGCCATCTTGGTGATGGGAAAGTCGGGGGCCGGTGAGGGCGACACGCGCGAGGATCCGACGGCGACGTTCGCGTACGACCTGGAGCGGTTCGTTCTCACCGGCAAGCCGAACGTGGTGCACGCCCGCGCGCGCGAGCAGCACGGACCGGGTAACCCGCGCTGGCTGGACACATACAGCTACTCCGACGGCTCGGGCAACGAGGTGCTGCGCAAGGTGAAGGCCGAGCCAGGGCTCGCGCCCGAGCGCGACGCGAACGGCGCGCTGGTGCACGACGCGCAGGGCGACCTGGTCTTTTCGCACACGACGTCGCGCTGGGTCGGGACCGGGCGCACGGTGCTGGACAACAAGGGCAATCCGGTCAAGCAGTACGAGCCGTTCTTCAGCGCGACGAACGAGTACGAGGACGAAGCTGAGCTCGTGGAGTGGGGGGTCACGCCAGTCCTGCGGTACGATCCGCTCGGCCGGCTCATCCGGACCGACCTGCCGAATGGCACGTTCTCGCGGGTGGTGTTCGATGCGTGGAAGCAGACGTCGCACGATCCGAACGACACGGTGCTGGAGAGCGCGTGGTACGCGGCGCGGCAGGCGCTGCCGGCGGGCGATCCGGAGCGCCGCGCAGCCAACCTGGCGGCCGCGCACGCCGGGACGCCGGCGGTGAGCCACCTGGACGCGCTGGGGCGGGTGTTCCGCGCGGTGGCGGACAACGGGGCCGAGGGAGAGTACATCACCCAGACGACGCTCGATATCGAGGGGCGGCCGCTCCTGATCACGGACGCGCGCGACGACGAGGCGATGCAGCATCGCTTCGGGCTGGGCGGGCAGCTGCTCTATCAGAAGAGCAACGACAGCGGCGAGCGGTGGATGCTGGCGGGCGCGACAGGACAGCGGCTGCGCGCCTGGAACGGGCGTGGGTTCGTCTACCGCTCGTCGTACGATGGGCTGCGCCGGCCGACGCACGAGCACGTGCAGCTCGGCTCGGGCAGCGAGCGGCTGGCGCGCCGTTACGTCTACGGCGAAGCGCACCCTCAGGCGACGGCGCTGAACCTGCGCGGGCGGGCGTACCAGGTGTATGATGGCGCGGGTGTGGTGACAAGCCAGGCGTACGACTTCAAGGGCAACCTGCTGCAGGCCTCGCGCCGGCTGCGCAGCGATGTGCACGCGGACGCCGACTGGTCGGTGCTGTCGGCGCTGACGGATGTGGCTGCCATCGCGACGGCGGCTGACCCGCTGCTGGAGACCGAGAGCTTCGGCACGCAGACGGCGTACGATGCGCTGAACCGCCCAACCAGCCTGACCGCCCCAGATGGCCTGACCGCCTCGGGTGCTAGCGAGGTCAAGCCGACGTACAACGAGGCGGGGCTGCTGGAGCGGGTGGAGGCGCGGATTCGAGGCGGGGTGGCGTGGACGACGTTCGTCGACAACATCGATTACGACGCGAAGGGCCAGCGAGAGCGGATCGACTACGGCAACGGCACGTTCACGGTGTACACGTACGATCCGCTGACCTTCCGGCTCTCGCGCCTGAAGACGACGCGGAGCTCGGACAGCGCGGTGCTGCAGAACCTCACGTATGTGTACGACCCCGTGGGGAACATCGTGGAGATCGGGGACAGCGCGCAGCAGACGGTGTTCTTCAACAACGCGGTGGTATCGCCGAGCGCGCAGTACGTGTACGACGCGGTCTACCGGCTGATCGAGGCGACGGGGCGGGAGCATGCGGGCGGGCTGTCGGACGCGCCGCGTGACCAGAACGACCTGCCGATCCAGTCGCTGCCGCACGCGAACGACGCGCAGGCGCTGAGGAACTATACGGAGCAGTATGTCTACGATGCGGTGGGCAACCTGCAGAGGATGGTGCACCAGGCGGGCACGGGAAGCTGGACGCGGTGGTATGCGTACCAGGAGACGGAGAACAACCGGCTGACGAGCACGACCGGGGACCCGGTGAACGGGCCGTTCCGCAACTATGCGTATGACGCGCACGGCAACATGACGTCGATGCCGCACATCACGGCGCTGACCTGGGACGAGAAAGACCAGGTGCGGAGCACGGACCTCGACGGCGGCGGCGATGTCTATTACGACTACGACGCTGCGGGGCAGCGCGTGCGCAAGGTCTGGGAGCACAACGGGCTTGTGGACGAGCGCATCTACCTCGGCGGCTACGAGGTGTACCGGAGGCGCAACGGGTCGGGGCTGGTGCTGGAGCGGCAGACGCTGCACGTGATGGATGGCGCGCGGCGGGTGGCGATGG